One window from the genome of Calliopsis andreniformis isolate RMS-2024a chromosome 12, iyCalAndr_principal, whole genome shotgun sequence encodes:
- the LOC143186361 gene encoding uncharacterized protein LOC143186361 produces the protein MIGDTPKRDVFVRKRRDFDAIDVARSTTGSTNDVSFSLQLKTSSIGNDNDYDTSTDSIRCYLSTKHVRDIASYGSVVDELKRYVSGERRLQASSSNASLRPNVGSPSLYRTILIGEAMKFTPMKRVIVSKRHKRNSIVRRTIRNRKLKHSRSNCRRKSRRKFGYLGSPPTSSTSLPDRPSDGSPFSRTPVNVRNRISRSMDSFATRVGKTLSSPLRLIRTKNFDNIARWKDENQNDVSVRCSISKLPSFVSPGNADVPEKPIESSNSQAPVSINHDLFVEDKLMTNIDSANIKNTEDFKPALSKRKVRKRVWKFW, from the coding sequence ATGATCGGAGACACTCCCAAGAGAGACGTTTTCGTACGAAAGCGTCGAGATTTCGACGCGATCGACGTCGCTCGTAGCACCACGGGTTCCACGAACGATGTTTCCTTCTCATTGCAGCTTAAAACGTCGTCGATTGGCAACGATAACGATTACGATACATCAACCGACTCCATTCGATGTTATCTCTCTACAAAGCATGTTCGTGATATCGCTTCGTACGGATCCGTGGTGGATGAGCTAAAAAGATACGTATCTGGCGAACGTCGATTGCAAGCAAGTTCATCTAACGCTAGTCTGCGACCAAATGTAGGATCACCGTCCTTGTACAGAACAATTTTGATAGGCGAGGCTATGAAATTCACTCCAATGAAACGCGTTATAGttagcaagaggcataaaagaaACAGCATTGTGCGTCGTACCATAAGGAATCGTAAACTCAAGCATTCGAGGAGTAATTGTCGCAGAAAATCGCGAAGGAAATTCGGCTATTTAGGCAGTCCGCCAACCTCGAGCACCTCGTTGCCGGATCGTCCAAGCGATGGATCTCCATTTTCGCGCACGCCCGTGAACGTGCGAAACAGAATATCGAGATCCATGGACAGTTTTGCAACGAGAGTCGGTAAGACACTGTCCTCGCCATTGAGGCTGATTCGAACGAAAAACTTCGACAATATCGCTCGATGGAAAGACGAGAACCAGAACGACGTGTCGGTACGATGCTCGATCAGCAAACTTCCGAGTTTCGTTTCACCTGGCAATGCGGACGTGCCTGAGAAACCAATCGAGTCCAGTAACTCGCAAGCACCAGTTTCGATCAATCATGATTTATTCGTGGAAGACAAATTGATGACTAACATAGATAGTGCGAATATTAAAAATACTGAAGACTTTAAACCAGCGCTTTCAAAGAGAAAAGTTCGGAAAAGGGTTTGGAAATTTTGGTAG